Proteins from one Prochlorococcus marinus CUG1435 genomic window:
- a CDS encoding TrmJ/YjtD family RNA methyltransferase: protein MILEKNFFNLKIILVEPNGPLNVGSVARLCSNFEVEELRIVSPKCDIYSFEAKKMALKGQKFLEHCKIFDNLEKAIFDCDLVIASCGRIDVGKDSSFESSEDIFNWTKSFKKINNLALIFGREDRGLTNSELLLANKTFNIPTSQNNPSLNLSHAVSIALYELNKSSKSNFNKELKVFNLASSKQIHESFVEIEEILLRVGYLLKHTSRAKISKFKNYILRANTSMHEINVLRGIVHQLNWFLNNSKKN from the coding sequence ATAATTTTGGAGAAAAATTTTTTTAATTTAAAGATAATATTAGTTGAACCAAATGGGCCTTTAAATGTAGGAAGCGTCGCTAGATTATGCTCTAACTTTGAAGTTGAAGAATTAAGAATTGTTTCTCCAAAATGCGATATATACTCTTTTGAAGCAAAAAAAATGGCCCTTAAAGGTCAAAAATTTCTTGAACATTGTAAAATTTTTGACAATCTTGAAAAAGCAATTTTCGACTGTGATTTAGTTATCGCATCTTGCGGAAGGATTGATGTAGGTAAAGATTCATCTTTTGAATCTTCTGAAGATATATTTAATTGGACTAAATCTTTTAAAAAGATAAATAATTTAGCACTTATATTTGGCAGAGAAGACAGAGGTTTAACTAATAGTGAATTACTTCTAGCAAATAAGACTTTTAACATTCCTACTTCCCAAAATAATCCTTCATTAAATCTTTCTCACGCAGTTTCCATAGCTTTGTATGAGTTGAATAAGTCTTCAAAAAGTAACTTTAATAAAGAATTAAAAGTTTTTAATCTTGCCTCATCAAAACAAATACATGAATCATTTGTGGAGATAGAGGAAATTCTTTTGAGAGTTGGATATCTTTTGAAACATACCTCCAGGGCAAAAATAAGTAAATTTAAGAACTACATATTAAGGGCAAACACATCAATGCACGAAATAAATGTTTTAAGAGGAATTGTCCATCAACTAAACTGGTTTTTGAACAATTCAAAAAAAAACTAG
- the bchI gene encoding magnesium chelatase ATPase subunit I: MTTTKKRRVFPFTAVIGQEEMKLALLLNVIDPRIGGVMIMGDRGTGKSTTIRALADLLPAIEVVKDDPYNSSLIDPDLQSKEVLEKFVQGENLESIQKQVPMVDLPLGATEDRLCGTIDIEKALSEGVKAFEPGLLAKANRGLLYVDEVNLLDDHLVDVLLDSAASGWNTVEREGVSVRHPARFVLIGSGNPEEGELRPQLLDRFGMSVEVKTVRDAELRVQVVDQRTSFDNNPDEFSLSVEKQQDELQQKVIKAQEILKSVQMDDDLRLNISAICGELDVDGLRGDIVTNRSARAIAAFEGRTEVQEDDIARVISCSLRHRLRKDPLEQVDSGEKVIQAFCKVFDLDIKENLSKFQLSVEA; this comes from the coding sequence GTGACAACAACAAAGAAAAGAAGAGTTTTTCCTTTTACGGCTGTAATTGGTCAGGAGGAAATGAAATTAGCTCTCTTATTAAATGTGATTGATCCAAGAATTGGCGGGGTCATGATAATGGGGGATAGAGGAACTGGGAAATCTACTACGATAAGAGCCTTAGCTGATTTGTTGCCAGCAATAGAAGTTGTTAAAGATGATCCATATAATAGTTCTCTTATTGACCCTGATTTGCAGAGTAAAGAAGTATTAGAAAAATTTGTTCAAGGAGAAAATCTAGAAAGTATTCAAAAACAGGTACCTATGGTTGATTTGCCTCTAGGGGCTACTGAAGACAGGCTTTGCGGAACCATCGATATTGAGAAGGCTTTGAGTGAAGGTGTCAAGGCATTTGAGCCAGGTTTATTGGCTAAGGCAAATAGAGGTTTACTATATGTTGATGAAGTTAATTTGCTTGATGATCACTTAGTTGATGTACTTTTAGATTCGGCTGCTTCTGGATGGAATACAGTTGAAAGGGAGGGAGTCTCAGTAAGACATCCTGCGAGGTTTGTCCTTATTGGTTCTGGTAATCCTGAAGAAGGTGAATTAAGACCTCAGCTATTGGATAGGTTCGGAATGAGTGTTGAGGTCAAAACAGTTAGAGATGCTGAATTAAGAGTTCAAGTAGTAGATCAAAGAACCTCTTTTGATAATAATCCTGATGAGTTTTCCTTGAGCGTTGAGAAACAACAGGATGAACTACAACAAAAGGTTATTAAAGCTCAAGAAATTTTAAAATCTGTTCAAATGGACGATGACCTTAGATTGAATATTTCGGCAATCTGCGGAGAGTTAGATGTTGATGGTTTACGTGGAGATATTGTTACAAATAGATCCGCAAGAGCAATTGCAGCCTTTGAGGGCAGGACTGAAGTGCAAGAAGATGACATCGCCAGGGTTATTTCTTGTTCTTTAAGACATAGACTAAGAAAAGATCCTCTAGAGCAAGTAGATTCAGGCGAAAAAGTTATTCAAGCTTTTTGTAAAGTATTTGATTTAGATATAAAAGAAAATCTTTCAAAATTTCAATTATCTGTTGAAGCTTAA
- the ruvC gene encoding crossover junction endodeoxyribonuclease RuvC: protein MRIIGIDPGLARVGYGIIEIKNEKKILLDCGVIETDKNKKEEDRLYEIFKDLNDLINHWNPNIAAVEKFFFYRSSTTISVVQARGVIMMVLASKKINVSEYAPAQIKLTIAGSGKASKREVLDAVMYELELNKPPKPDDSADALAIALTKLNEEGFN, encoded by the coding sequence GTGAGAATAATTGGGATTGACCCTGGATTGGCTAGAGTTGGATACGGAATTATTGAAATCAAAAATGAAAAAAAGATATTATTAGATTGTGGCGTTATTGAGACAGATAAAAATAAAAAAGAAGAAGATAGACTTTACGAGATATTCAAAGATCTTAATGATTTAATAAATCATTGGAATCCAAATATAGCGGCGGTAGAAAAATTTTTCTTTTATAGATCAAGCACTACTATTAGTGTGGTGCAGGCTAGAGGCGTGATTATGATGGTATTGGCATCTAAAAAAATTAATGTTAGTGAATATGCCCCTGCTCAGATAAAGTTAACCATTGCTGGGTCTGGAAAAGCATCCAAGAGAGAAGTTCTTGATGCTGTTATGTATGAATTAGAACTTAACAAACCACCAAAACCTGATGATTCTGCAGATGCATTGGCTATAGCACTCACAAAACTAAATGAAGAAGGCTTTAACTGA
- a CDS encoding 5-formyltetrahydrofolate cyclo-ligase translates to MTIFEKKKLERDTFRKLRDEISFNQRENVEKNVKRYVDSFVKEYKNINYVAIYWPLKNEVDIRSLKKKNFSLALPRCKNNKELSFFPWDEKPLTKDSEGILSPKNSFSLSHKQISLILVPCLSIDKNLTRLGYGGGYFDKLRRDENWRNVPCIGVLTSNCVSTIPLTRAEWDIPLSGFITEKEMFV, encoded by the coding sequence ATGACTATCTTTGAGAAAAAAAAATTGGAAAGGGATACGTTTAGAAAGCTTAGAGATGAAATTTCCTTTAATCAAAGGGAAAATGTAGAAAAGAATGTAAAACGATATGTTGATTCATTTGTTAAGGAATATAAAAATATTAATTACGTAGCAATTTATTGGCCTCTAAAAAATGAAGTAGATATCAGAAGTCTTAAGAAAAAAAATTTTTCTTTAGCATTGCCGAGATGTAAAAATAATAAAGAATTGTCATTTTTTCCATGGGATGAAAAACCCCTCACAAAAGACTCTGAGGGAATACTAAGTCCAAAAAACTCATTTTCATTAAGTCATAAGCAGATAAGTCTGATACTTGTTCCATGTCTTTCAATAGATAAAAATTTAACAAGATTAGGTTATGGGGGAGGGTATTTTGATAAATTGAGGAGAGATGAAAATTGGAGGAATGTTCCATGCATTGGAGTATTAACTTCTAATTGTGTAAGTACGATTCCATTAACCAGGGCTGAGTGGGATATTCCCCTATCTGGCTTTATCACTGAAAAAGAAATGTTTGTATAA
- a CDS encoding SufE family protein: MENQEKYNNLSKLVEKLKKSEDPKRKYEYILWLGKKLKEPDSNILIEENKVKGCVSEVFVKATIKAGKLFWEGYSDALITKGLLAFLIGGLNELTPNEVVEIDKKFIEDTGLKASLTPSRSNGFLNILLKMQSQANEFL, encoded by the coding sequence ATGGAAAATCAAGAAAAATATAATAATTTATCAAAATTAGTAGAAAAGTTGAAGAAATCAGAAGATCCAAAAAGAAAATATGAATATATTTTATGGTTGGGCAAAAAATTGAAAGAGCCAGATAGTAATATCCTTATTGAAGAGAATAAGGTTAAGGGGTGCGTTTCAGAAGTATTTGTTAAGGCAACTATTAAAGCCGGTAAACTATTTTGGGAAGGATATTCTGATGCTCTAATTACAAAAGGTTTGTTGGCATTTCTAATTGGAGGATTAAATGAATTAACACCAAATGAAGTTGTTGAAATAGATAAGAAATTTATTGAAGATACTGGTTTGAAAGCAAGCTTAACTCCTTCACGATCAAATGGGTTTTTAAACATACTATTGAAAATGCAGTCTCAAGCAAATGAATTTTTGTAG
- a CDS encoding homoserine dehydrogenase, with protein sequence MRKCKIGIVGFGTVGSGIYKILISEFDSHPILKEIEIVKIAVKDMSKKRDIELDNNLLTDNPFELINDSSIDVIVEVMGGVDLAKDIILQALKSGKSVVTANKAVIARYGEEIYETASKEGVYILSEAAVCGGIPIIEPLKRSLKSNSIKKMVGIINGTTNFILSKMANEKADYKETLKLAQSLGYAELDPTADVEGHDAADKISILSELAFGGKIKRDKIHSEGISNINLKDIEYANKLGFEIKLLALSERQQINSKDSLALNIWVGPSLIPKSHPLATVMGVNNALLVEADPLGQIMLYGPGAGSGPTAASVVSDVLNLHAASVKNNNSIDPLLSFDFWRNCHIIGSSEINKKNYLRIICLDSPGVIGKIGDIFGNNNVSIESIVQLDATEDKAEIVVITHEVNNGNFEKSKDEINSLNEVITIASQLSCI encoded by the coding sequence ATGAGAAAATGCAAAATTGGCATTGTAGGTTTTGGAACAGTAGGTTCAGGGATTTACAAAATATTAATTTCTGAATTTGATTCACATCCAATTCTAAAAGAAATAGAAATTGTAAAAATAGCGGTTAAAGATATGAGTAAAAAAAGGGATATTGAGCTAGATAATAATTTATTAACTGATAATCCATTTGAATTAATTAATGACTCATCAATAGATGTAATTGTTGAAGTAATGGGAGGGGTTGATTTGGCCAAAGATATTATTCTGCAAGCATTAAAATCAGGTAAATCTGTTGTCACTGCAAATAAAGCAGTCATTGCAAGATATGGAGAAGAAATATACGAAACTGCTTCTAAAGAAGGAGTTTATATATTGTCAGAGGCAGCCGTCTGCGGAGGGATTCCAATAATTGAACCATTAAAAAGATCATTAAAAAGTAACAGCATAAAAAAAATGGTTGGGATAATAAACGGTACAACAAATTTTATTCTTTCAAAGATGGCAAATGAAAAAGCAGATTATAAGGAAACACTAAAACTGGCTCAAAGTCTTGGTTATGCAGAATTAGATCCTACAGCAGATGTTGAGGGACATGACGCTGCTGATAAGATTTCTATTCTTAGTGAACTAGCATTTGGAGGAAAAATTAAAAGAGACAAAATACATTCAGAGGGAATTAGTAACATTAATTTAAAAGATATAGAATATGCGAATAAATTAGGATTTGAAATAAAACTTCTAGCGCTTTCCGAAAGGCAACAAATTAATAGTAAAGATTCACTTGCTTTGAATATTTGGGTAGGCCCTTCATTGATTCCAAAATCTCATCCATTAGCAACAGTTATGGGAGTTAACAATGCATTATTGGTAGAGGCTGATCCTCTTGGACAAATAATGTTGTATGGTCCAGGTGCAGGGAGTGGGCCAACTGCTGCATCAGTGGTATCAGATGTATTAAATCTTCATGCCGCCTCGGTAAAAAATAATAATTCAATCGATCCATTATTATCTTTTGATTTCTGGAGAAACTGTCATATTATAGGATCTTCTGAAATAAATAAAAAAAATTACCTTAGAATTATTTGTCTTGATAGCCCTGGTGTAATTGGAAAGATTGGAGATATTTTTGGAAATAATAACGTATCAATCGAATCAATTGTTCAATTAGATGCAACTGAGGATAAAGCTGAAATTGTTGTTATAACTCATGAGGTTAATAATGGAAATTTTGAGAAATCGAAAGATGAAATAAATTCTCTTAATGAAGTGATAACCATCGCAAGTCAATTAAGTTGCATTTAA
- a CDS encoding ABC transporter substrate-binding protein — translation MKKKVLLSIFIILISFLQNSCGSKRISKKIIVASSGKIESLDPARANTLKSIQLISSLGDTLYELNSNGKLIPELASGMPIISKDRLQIIINLRKNVFFHDGTAFNSNAIKFTFDRFKRIGTMNYILGNKIKSIETPSEYSVIINLNKPSSSLNGLLTSVNLTPISPTFYKEYSDKFLNEKFVGTGKYVLTSFSNEVQSIDPNLNYWGEKPLNKGIDFVGYSNSSSLFGALKSKQIDVLLSNSIDDSQRNSLKNLSENKKFKEGNSPFTELSFISLKTSAYPLSNLNLRMALAKSLNRKLISKKVSYGLRKSSRSIIPPILKKDNQELWPKYDYLGARKLLQKENYCNGNVLKIPLTYRSNVPADKLIALTWQEEIKNSLKDCIEIELNGVESTTVYKNLSLGIYTAVILDWTGAYSDPEAYLTPLLSCDEIVDGLCKKGESVYSGSFWGSNKVESLFLESEKISGIKRLEKLVEIEKIAAKSIPYIPIWVSSQKAWSQNKISKPIFNGAGIISLSDLKLIDE, via the coding sequence ATGAAAAAAAAAGTTCTTTTATCAATATTTATTATTTTAATTTCTTTTTTACAGAATTCTTGTGGGTCAAAAAGAATATCAAAAAAAATAATAGTAGCAAGCTCAGGAAAGATTGAATCTTTAGATCCAGCAAGAGCTAATACTCTTAAATCAATTCAATTAATAAGTTCTCTTGGAGATACATTATATGAATTAAATTCTAATGGGAAATTAATACCTGAATTAGCTTCTGGGATGCCAATTATTTCAAAGGATAGACTTCAAATAATTATTAATTTAAGAAAAAATGTTTTTTTTCATGATGGAACTGCCTTCAACTCAAATGCAATAAAGTTTACTTTTGATAGATTCAAAAGAATTGGCACGATGAATTATATTTTAGGAAATAAGATTAAATCAATAGAAACGCCAAGTGAATATTCAGTCATAATAAATTTAAATAAACCATCAAGTTCTTTAAATGGTTTACTTACATCAGTAAATTTAACTCCAATATCTCCTACATTTTATAAAGAATATTCTGATAAGTTTCTAAATGAAAAATTCGTAGGTACTGGCAAGTATGTGTTGACTAGTTTTTCAAATGAAGTTCAATCAATTGATCCCAATTTAAATTATTGGGGCGAAAAGCCCTTAAATAAGGGTATTGATTTTGTGGGATATTCAAATTCATCTTCTCTTTTTGGGGCTTTAAAAAGTAAACAAATTGACGTGCTTTTATCAAATTCAATTGATGATAGTCAGAGAAACAGCCTAAAGAATTTAAGTGAAAATAAAAAGTTTAAAGAAGGTAATAGCCCTTTCACTGAATTAAGTTTTATAAGCCTTAAAACTAGTGCTTATCCCTTAAGTAATCTTAATTTAAGAATGGCTTTGGCAAAAAGTCTTAATAGAAAATTAATTAGTAAGAAAGTAAGTTATGGATTAAGGAAGTCATCTAGATCAATTATTCCTCCAATATTAAAAAAAGATAATCAAGAACTTTGGCCTAAATATGATTATTTAGGAGCGAGAAAGTTATTGCAAAAAGAAAATTATTGTAATGGAAATGTTCTCAAAATACCTCTTACTTATAGATCGAATGTACCAGCTGACAAGCTTATTGCCCTCACATGGCAGGAGGAAATTAAAAATTCTTTGAAAGATTGTATTGAGATTGAACTCAATGGGGTTGAATCTACAACAGTTTATAAGAATCTAAGTTTAGGAATTTATACAGCAGTTATTTTAGATTGGACTGGAGCTTATTCAGATCCAGAAGCCTATCTTACCCCTCTTTTAAGTTGTGATGAAATAGTTGATGGCCTATGTAAAAAAGGAGAATCAGTTTATAGCGGTAGTTTTTGGGGATCTAATAAAGTGGAAAGTTTATTTCTTGAGAGTGAAAAAATTAGTGGAATTAAAAGATTAGAAAAACTTGTTGAAATTGAAAAAATAGCAGCAAAATCAATCCCTTATATTCCTATTTGGGTATCCTCACAAAAAGCATGGTCTCAAAATAAAATATCAAAACCTATTTTTAATGGTGCAGGAATAATTTCATTAAGTGATCTTAAGTTAATTGATGAGTAG
- a CDS encoding ABC transporter permease, which translates to MSRNLNKILNYSLIKFSLIPIMLWIISSLVFILLRIAPGDPVDAILGSGADEISREFLRNKLGLNEPLINQYFSYIKNILHFDFGQSLSTQEPVLKIILKSLPASLELGFFSILSATLIGFPLGLIGLKNKGGKTDYIARIFGIATYAIPPFWGAMLAQLIFSVLFNISPIGGRFPIFQQQPQITGFIVLDSILSNNIVAFKDSLYHLALPSITLGFLLSGIFSRSLRVNLDKTLKSDYVNAAICRGISRKKIFLNHALPNALLPIVTISGLTMASLAGGALLFEVTFSWPGIALRLHEAISQRDYTLVQGIVIFTSMLIVSLNLFVDVLIAYLDPRIEY; encoded by the coding sequence ATGAGTAGAAATTTAAATAAAATACTAAATTATTCATTAATAAAATTTTCATTAATACCGATAATGTTATGGATAATTTCTTCATTAGTATTTATTTTATTGAGAATTGCTCCCGGGGATCCAGTAGATGCCATACTTGGATCTGGGGCTGATGAGATTTCAAGGGAATTTCTTAGAAATAAATTGGGGCTAAATGAACCTTTAATAAATCAATATTTTTCTTATATTAAAAATATATTGCACTTTGATTTTGGCCAATCTCTTAGTACCCAAGAGCCAGTCCTTAAAATTATTCTTAAGTCATTGCCTGCAAGTCTTGAGCTTGGATTCTTTTCAATATTAAGTGCAACACTAATTGGATTCCCATTAGGATTAATAGGCTTGAAAAATAAAGGTGGGAAGACTGACTATATTGCGAGAATATTTGGAATTGCTACATATGCGATCCCCCCTTTTTGGGGGGCGATGTTAGCGCAATTAATATTTTCTGTATTGTTTAATATTTCACCAATTGGGGGTAGATTTCCAATATTTCAGCAACAACCCCAAATTACAGGTTTTATAGTTTTAGATAGTATTCTTTCAAATAATATTGTTGCTTTTAAAGATAGCCTTTATCATCTCGCACTGCCTTCCATTACTCTTGGTTTTCTTTTGAGTGGTATATTCAGTCGCTCGCTAAGAGTAAATTTGGATAAGACATTAAAAAGTGATTACGTAAATGCTGCTATATGTAGAGGGATATCGAGAAAAAAAATCTTTTTAAACCATGCATTGCCTAATGCTCTATTGCCAATTGTCACTATTTCTGGGTTGACTATGGCTTCATTAGCAGGAGGTGCGCTGTTGTTCGAAGTGACTTTTTCATGGCCAGGTATTGCTTTAAGATTACATGAAGCAATTTCTCAGAGAGACTATACCTTGGTTCAAGGTATTGTGATTTTTACTTCTATGCTCATAGTTTCTTTAAATCTCTTTGTGGATGTTTTAATCGCGTATTTAGATCCACGCATAGAATACTAA
- a CDS encoding alpha/beta hydrolase, with protein sequence MKYIFIIFFSFCGLFFNNALKAAEKINIKFEEMEIPLTIEQLSKLEQYKDDSTELIDWLKKNGLIRVFELSKFLEFPVFKEEGLNRELLRSWIGRKILTELSKSIKVPNDNNGTEIYNTIENLLDQKKEVSTLEIIKALPSEEISLDIDNLILIISSWKNELSMQQELISKLNKLERTNQNTFKNTEKSIQDLTKIDKKIYAPHRVKPFEIEIWKSNKTNDDKELIIFMPGLGGEINNFKWIGNELARRGWPILFIDHRGSNLESFIEILEGKETIPGSADFFLYRFKDLDAVLKAHENGEFGLPNDSYILMGHSLGALIALLYEGNKPTDQLQEKCDSALKDFAITNLSKLLQCQLSEIPFPKKDNDNEASAIIGFNSFGSLVWPKENSSGIKTPTLLIGGTYDLITPLMNEQFRVFSALNNKSNRFLIIEGASHFSPIRINNNKENNDVFKINESFIGSNPILVQDLSAKFIVKFLENIKLQKVLKEIKNERDLGLDFHLLDLETIKEISKN encoded by the coding sequence GTGAAATACATTTTTATAATTTTTTTTAGTTTTTGTGGTTTATTTTTTAATAATGCTTTAAAGGCTGCTGAAAAGATAAATATTAAGTTTGAAGAGATGGAAATCCCTCTTACTATAGAACAATTATCAAAATTAGAACAATACAAAGATGATTCAACAGAATTAATAGATTGGCTAAAAAAAAATGGATTAATAAGAGTTTTTGAATTATCAAAATTTTTAGAATTTCCAGTTTTCAAGGAAGAGGGATTAAATAGAGAATTATTAAGAAGTTGGATAGGGCGTAAAATTCTTACAGAATTAAGCAAAAGCATTAAAGTTCCAAATGACAATAATGGAACAGAAATTTATAACACTATAGAAAATTTATTAGATCAAAAAAAAGAAGTTTCAACTTTAGAAATCATAAAGGCATTACCATCAGAAGAAATTTCACTAGATATAGATAACTTAATTTTAATAATTTCATCTTGGAAAAATGAATTATCAATGCAACAAGAACTTATATCCAAATTAAATAAACTTGAAAGAACGAACCAAAATACCTTTAAAAATACTGAAAAATCAATTCAAGATCTAACAAAAATTGATAAAAAAATTTATGCTCCTCATCGAGTGAAACCTTTTGAAATTGAAATATGGAAAAGTAATAAAACAAATGATGACAAAGAACTGATAATTTTTATGCCAGGACTTGGAGGTGAAATTAATAATTTCAAATGGATAGGCAACGAATTAGCCAGAAGAGGTTGGCCGATATTATTCATTGATCATAGAGGGAGTAATTTAGAATCATTCATAGAGATTCTCGAAGGTAAGGAGACAATACCAGGAAGTGCAGACTTTTTCTTATATAGATTTAAAGATTTAGATGCTGTATTAAAAGCTCATGAAAATGGAGAGTTTGGTTTACCTAATGATTCTTATATCTTAATGGGGCATTCACTTGGTGCTTTAATAGCACTTTTATATGAAGGCAATAAACCTACTGATCAACTACAGGAAAAATGTGATTCGGCATTAAAAGATTTTGCAATAACAAATTTATCAAAACTACTTCAATGTCAATTAAGTGAAATTCCATTCCCTAAGAAAGATAATGATAATGAGGCAAGTGCAATAATAGGATTTAATTCGTTTGGCAGTTTAGTATGGCCAAAAGAAAATAGTTCTGGAATTAAAACACCAACTCTTCTAATTGGTGGTACATATGACCTTATTACACCATTAATGAATGAACAATTTAGAGTGTTTTCTGCTTTAAATAATAAATCAAATAGATTTCTGATCATTGAAGGAGCAAGTCATTTCTCTCCAATAAGAATTAATAATAATAAAGAAAATAATGACGTCTTCAAAATAAATGAATCTTTTATTGGTTCAAATCCAATATTAGTACAAGATTTATCTGCGAAATTTATAGTTAAATTTTTAGAAAATATTAAGCTCCAAAAGGTCCTTAAAGAAATTAAAAACGAAAGAGATTTGGGACTTGATTTCCATCTATTAGATCTTGAAACAATAAAAGAAATTTCCAAAAATTAG
- a CDS encoding MFS transporter, with product MISPNSLQISKNWWIQFPYHLRLITKIRFYAAFGAGGVIYLTSLIFNNIGLSATDIGLGFTISAIIGTATRLFTGNYLNETGKIQFPIVISSILSIAASLCLIFSRDTFLYIIGQSFVGAAAGIYWPAAEFGVPYFCHPIETRKAYALVRSSEALGIFLGVFLGGYMTNFLYSKSIFINDIFCMVVITYLISRNSSSIKRKLENFQKRLVDPINQGQLKWNKNSTIIILSILLITTSLALIQVTLPLDLVKGGVYRNALSKEVISLIISIQLILLLFLQWPVGSWISKKERLFGLKFSLINFFFASFLLFISSYLNIPAFYLISFALILVSLGTASFLPTSTDIVFRIAPSNKKGFALALLSQCFAMGYFFGPFISGRILDLFGYASIIWLSVSCSCFIAFAILFKRLF from the coding sequence GTGATTAGTCCAAATAGTTTACAAATTAGCAAAAATTGGTGGATTCAATTTCCATATCATTTGAGGTTAATAACCAAGATAAGATTTTATGCTGCATTTGGAGCAGGAGGTGTTATTTATTTAACATCACTTATTTTTAATAACATAGGATTATCGGCAACAGATATTGGCTTGGGGTTTACCATTTCAGCAATAATTGGAACTGCAACAAGACTTTTTACAGGTAATTATCTTAATGAAACAGGTAAAATACAATTTCCGATAGTTATTTCTTCAATCCTAAGTATTGCTGCTAGCTTGTGCCTAATTTTTTCAAGAGATACTTTTTTGTATATCATTGGACAATCATTTGTTGGTGCTGCTGCAGGAATATATTGGCCTGCTGCCGAGTTTGGAGTGCCTTATTTTTGCCATCCAATCGAAACTCGGAAAGCATATGCTCTTGTTAGAAGTTCGGAGGCTTTAGGAATATTTCTAGGGGTATTCTTAGGAGGTTATATGACAAATTTCTTGTATTCTAAATCAATTTTTATTAATGATATATTTTGCATGGTAGTTATCACATATTTAATATCTAGAAATAGTTCTTCTATTAAAAGAAAATTAGAAAATTTCCAAAAAAGATTAGTAGATCCAATTAATCAGGGACAATTGAAATGGAATAAAAATTCAACAATAATAATTTTATCTATTTTATTGATTACTACCTCTTTAGCTTTGATTCAAGTAACTTTGCCTCTGGATCTTGTTAAAGGTGGAGTATATCGCAATGCATTAAGCAAGGAAGTTATTAGTCTTATAATTTCTATTCAGTTAATTTTATTGTTGTTTTTACAATGGCCTGTCGGTTCTTGGATATCTAAGAAAGAAAGATTATTTGGCTTGAAATTTAGTTTAATAAATTTCTTTTTCGCTTCATTTTTATTATTTATTTCTAGTTATTTAAACATCCCAGCTTTTTATTTAATTTCTTTTGCATTGATTTTAGTAAGTTTAGGAACTGCTTCATTTCTTCCAACATCAACAGATATCGTTTTCAGAATAGCTCCTTCAAACAAAAAAGGTTTTGCACTTGCTCTACTTTCACAATGTTTCGCTATGGGTTATTTTTTTGGACCATTTATTTCAGGACGTATATTAGATCTATTTGGTTATGCTTCAATAATCTGGCTTTCCGTTTCATGTTCTTGCTTTATTGCATTTGCAATTCTATTTAAGAGATTATTTTAA
- a CDS encoding DUF2834 domain-containing protein, with the protein MNSFNILKDNKKILSYLYLFLSILGAVLPMMANFEFAKEYGNSFDINNFITLANANPAAQSISRDLLVGASAIFIWIVNESKKLNMKNMWVVYIGTFLIAFAFSAPFFLFLRERRIIELEKIN; encoded by the coding sequence GTGAATTCATTTAACATTTTAAAAGATAATAAAAAGATACTTTCTTATCTTTACCTTTTTCTATCAATTTTGGGTGCTGTCCTTCCAATGATGGCAAATTTTGAATTTGCTAAGGAATATGGAAACAGCTTTGATATAAATAACTTCATTACTTTAGCGAATGCAAACCCTGCAGCTCAGTCAATTTCTAGAGACTTATTAGTAGGTGCAAGCGCTATTTTTATATGGATAGTCAATGAATCAAAAAAACTAAACATGAAGAATATGTGGGTTGTATACATTGGAACTTTTCTTATAGCCTTCGCATTCTCTGCTCCTTTTTTCTTATTTCTAAGAGAGAGAAGAATTATTGAATTAGAAAAGATCAATTAA